In the genome of candidate division WOR-3 bacterium, one region contains:
- a CDS encoding aminopeptidase has product MNDVRVLRMAETIAKYSLSLKPGEPVLVLASVPALPLVREFYAAALSAGALPYLRTLNPELDEVLYRLGSDEQLRFVPASDRLDVETCAARLAIRGDENLATLAGADPGRLAIGRKARKPLMDIFMERKGRGELKSCLTQYPTNASAQAAGMSLADYADFVFRACFCDQSDPIAAWKELSAEQQRFVDFLNKVKTLRVEGPGTDLTLSVEGRKWVNSDGKANFPSGEVFTGPVEDSAEGRIAFDVPTLFSGKAVEGIELEFSGGRVVKASAARGEDMLQSALDTDERSRHLGEFAFGLNYGIARPTRNILFDEKIGGTIHAAIGAGYPETGSTNRSGIHWDMIRDMKQGRVYADGKLVYEDGRFRL; this is encoded by the coding sequence CTGGTGCTCGCTTCGGTGCCGGCGCTGCCGCTGGTGCGCGAATTCTACGCCGCTGCGCTCAGTGCGGGCGCCCTGCCCTACTTGCGGACGCTGAACCCGGAACTCGACGAGGTGCTCTACCGGCTTGGTAGTGATGAGCAACTCCGGTTCGTGCCCGCGTCCGACCGGCTCGACGTCGAAACCTGCGCGGCCAGGCTTGCCATCCGTGGCGACGAGAACCTGGCCACGCTCGCCGGCGCGGACCCGGGACGGCTCGCAATCGGCCGCAAGGCACGCAAGCCGCTGATGGACATCTTCATGGAGCGCAAGGGCCGAGGCGAGCTCAAGTCCTGCCTGACTCAGTACCCGACGAATGCGAGCGCGCAGGCAGCCGGCATGTCGCTCGCCGACTATGCCGACTTCGTCTTCAGGGCCTGCTTCTGTGACCAGTCCGACCCGATTGCCGCATGGAAGGAGCTTTCGGCCGAGCAGCAGCGATTCGTGGATTTCCTCAACAAGGTGAAGACGCTGCGAGTCGAGGGGCCGGGTACGGACCTCACGCTGTCGGTCGAAGGCCGCAAATGGGTGAACTCCGACGGCAAGGCGAACTTCCCCTCGGGTGAGGTCTTCACCGGTCCGGTCGAGGATTCGGCCGAGGGCCGGATAGCCTTCGACGTGCCGACGCTCTTCTCGGGCAAGGCGGTAGAGGGCATCGAGCTCGAGTTCAGCGGCGGCAGGGTGGTGAAAGCATCGGCCGCGCGCGGAGAAGACATGCTCCAGTCAGCCCTCGATACCGATGAGCGGAGTCGCCATCTCGGCGAGTTCGCTTTCGGCCTGAACTACGGCATCGCGCGACCGACGAGGAACATCCTGTTCGACGAGAAGATCGGCGGGACCATACATGCCGCAATCGGTGCCGGCTATCCGGAGACCGGCAGCACCAATCGGTCCGGAATCCACTGGGACATGATCAGAGATATGAAGCAGGGGCGGGTGTATGCCGATGGCAAGCTGGTGTACGAAGATGGAAGGTTCAGACTCTAA